A genomic region of Branchiostoma lanceolatum isolate klBraLanc5 chromosome 4, klBraLanc5.hap2, whole genome shotgun sequence contains the following coding sequences:
- the LOC136433093 gene encoding ubiquitin carboxyl-terminal hydrolase 25-like isoform X1: protein MIMTVERSENAAAVEQPGQTGAQGHASPGHGVQQPRQVHREVAPARQEHQPQTSAQAQQRLQTNEMILQQLREITGVDDVRALDHAYQAGKGDLAEVVSILTNQNVSLVTNRNGEVVQVQVQVRNAQRPSGQAGRPDGRADTQEPAGVIDLTADTEDKDQEDLQRAIALSLQEAQTANTANRPQGECRPKRRKSSVSWDNVQETPREPGWPVGLKNVGNTCWFSAVIQSLFHLPVFRDLVVGFRFFPKDWPANSRESLVLHFMQELRCLFARMQGSNRKYIDPTCVVKSLRELIPFRAGETQQDVSEFTHKLLDLLEEAFIIVQRRQSPQPGGSASANSSENEGDKKSNPMLDLFYGRIQAEGMHAGKMFTNQQTVGQYTLQVNGFKDLHESLEGATAQGEIETGHEEGSTKSGQESNSSKCWQEHWFTHLPPVLTFELSRFEFNQKLGKAEKIHHKLEFPKFLYMDRYLVKNKELTRLKREEMKSMKEEMDALQAKLDCFLNYGSGYKRLPLPDILKYTLEFAEKSTVQVSEGQVQRSNDNGSSKAANGNGLNGSEKKDEEDGSSDDFEVISAIHSADSLACLSKKTLDAVATKKAAPVPSSGDMAIPSKVHIPCPHHVTKEELAVLHTCLRRWRHEVEKEVKGLQDRILYLQAKIENLYEDNSLKQVPYQLHAVLVHEGQASAGHYWAYVRDHSQNRWLKFNDVTVTGMSWGELLRESEGGYHHASAYCLMYIDITRKDLVEVKLQWNQYDELKLMVLAENERFVAQQRDLESKQRRTMVARDEGPPANHGRGEDTTSESSSGEVGDQSIHGDVQRKQPPQVKPKPANMEIQQAVRRASQQSTPLDHSGHVLKATMKTIQEVSNIQEQQGPEKALIKAVNIEYHRLRSLVEKGISRKYDPRLEHCVVYLIHNGAARVIVERTLVEQFADRGLSGDSKSIEIMKVAQSKLKIMQLSEENLKAYEKWHADYGLFQKTVMFLLRGIEFFHQERFPEALTYLVHAWTYNRQLLGEGKNYIMAADSSLITHYRTQCLKSLSEQACCLFESGDTESVDEAVQLMVELVVPCMALLQELGGTDSDQAIAEEIRSNWCDYLGQDLPDWCQEKLQDFLPQLLDCSGDLQQLRAPPAVWPSQHLAEWFSTVMQAVVQAEPDTVD, encoded by the exons ATGATCATGACGGTGGAGAGAAGTGAGAACGCTGCGGCGGTGGAGCAGCCGGGGCAGACCGGGGCCCAGGGGCACGCTTCGCCCGGCCACGGGGTCCAGCAGCCCCGCCAAGTCCACCGCGAGGTCGCCCCGGCCCGCCAGGAACACCAGCCCCAAACATCGGCACAGGCCCAGCAAAGGCTGCAGACG aacgaGATGATTCTACAACAGCTAAGAGAAATCACCGGTGTGGATGATGTCCGAGCTCTGGACCATGCCTACCAG GCTGGTAAGGGTGACCTTGCTGAGGTTGTGTCCATCCTGACCAATCAAAACGTGTCTCTAGTGACCAACCGGAATGGTGAAGTTGTGCAGGTACAAGTTCAG GTTCGTAATGCCCAGCGGCCATCAGGGCAGGCAGGCAGGCCAGATGGAAGGGCAGACACACAAGAACCAG CTGGGGTGATTGACCTGACAGCAGACACAGAAGACAAGGATCAGGAAGACCTTCAGCGAGCCATTGCCCTCAGTCTTCAGGAGGCACAGACAGCCAACACTGCCAAcag ACCCCAGGGGGAATGCAGGCCCAAGAGGAGAAAAAGCAGTGTGTCGTGGGACAACGTGCAGGAGACTCCCCGAGAACCAGGCTGGCCCGTCGGGCTGAAGAATGTGGGAAACACCTGCTGGTTTAGCGCTGTCATCCAG TCTTTGTTTCACCTGCCAGTGTTCAGAGACTTAGTCGTGGGCTTCCGCTTTTTCCCCAAGGATTGGCCAGCCAACAGCAGG GAGAGCCTGGTGCTCCATTTCATGCAGGAGCTGCGCTGTCTGTTTGCCCGCATGCAGGGCTCCAACAGGAAGTACATCGACCCCACCTGTGTGGTGAAGAGCCTACGGGAACTCATTCCCTTCAGGGCAGGGGAGACACAGCAG GATGTAAGTGAGTTCACCCACAAGTTGTTGGACTTGTTGGAGGAAGCCTTCATCATCGTGCAGCGCAGACAGAGTCCACAGCCCGGCGGCTCGGCCAGCGCCAACAGCTCTGAGAACGAAGGGGACAAGAAGAGTAACCCCATGTTGGACCTGTTCTATGGTCGCATCCAGGCAGAGGGCATGCATGCTG GTAAGATGTTCACCAACCAGCAGACAGTGGGGCAGTACACGCTGCAGGTGAACGGCTTCAAGGACCTGCACGAGAGTCTAGAGGGCGCCACTGCACAGGGTGAGATCGAGACGGGCCACGAGGAGGGGTCCACCAAGTCTGGGCAGGAG TCGAATTCCAGCAAATGTTGGCAAGAG CATTGGTTCACACATCTACCACCAGTCCTGACCTTTGAACTGTCCAGATTTGAGTTCAACCAAAAGTTAGGCAAAGCAGAAAAGATTCACCACAAGTTGGAATTTCCCAAGTTTCTCTACATGGATAG ATATCTTGTAAAAAATAAGGAGCTGACAAGACTGAAGAGAGAAGAAATGAAAAGTATGAAGGAAGAAATGGATGCACTACAAGCCAAATTGGACTG TTTTCTGAACTATGGGTCTGGCTACAAACGTCTCCCCCTCCCTGACATTCTGAAGTACACGCTGGAGTTTGCTGAGAAGAGCACAGTTCAGGTATCAGAAGGTCAAGTCCAGAGGAGCAACGACAACGGAAGCAGTAAGGCAGCTAACGGGAACGGCCTAAATGG cagTGAGAAGAAGGATGAAGAGGACGGAAGTTCCGATGACTTTGAGGTGATCTCAGCAATCCACTCAGCAGACAGCCTGGCCTGCTTGTCCAAGAAGACATTGGATGCCGTGGCAACCAAGAAAGCCGCGCCCGTCCCCTCATCTGGGGACATGGCCATCCCCAGTAAAGTTCACATTCCCTGTCCACACCACGTCACTAAGGAG GAGCTTGCTGTCCTGCACACCTGCTTACGACGCTGGAGACATGAAGTAGAGAAAGAAGTCAAAG GATTGCAAGATAGAATTTTGTACTTACAGGCAAAGATTGAAAACTTGTATGAGGATAATTCATTAAAACAG GTGCCTTACCAGTTACATGCAGTACTAGTCCACGAGGGGCAGGCGTCTGCTGGCCACTACTGGGCGTACGTGCGCGACCACTCGCAGAACCGCTGGCTCAAGTTCAACGATGTAACGGTCACAGGAATGTCGTGGGGGGAACTACTGAGAGAGTCGGAGGGAGGGTACCACCATGCCAGTGCCTACTGCCTTATGTACATAGATATCACCAGGAAAGATCTGGTTGAAG TTAAACTGCAATGGAACCAGTATGACGAGCTGAAGTTGATGGTTCTTGCCGAGAACGAGAGATTTGTTGCTCAGCAGCGTGACCTCGAGAGCAAACAGAGAAGAACGATGGTTGCTAGGGATGAGGGCCCACCCGCCAACCACGGCAGGGGAGAAGACACCACTTCTGAAAGCTCCTCTGGGGAAGTTGGTGACCAATCAATACATG GTGACGTCCAGCGTAAACAGCCTCCCCAGGTCAAACCCAAACCTGCTAATATGGAGATCCAGCAGGCAGTCAGGAGGGCCTCACAGCAG TCCACCCCCCTGGACCACAGTGGGCATGTTCTCAAGGCCACGATGAAGACAATCCAGGAAGTCTCCAACATCCAGGAACAGCAGGGGCCTGAGAAAGCCTTGATCAAG GCTGTGAATATAGAGTACCACCGACTGCGCAGTCTAGTAGAGAAGGGCATCAGCAGAAAGTACGACCCTCGGCTGGAACACTGCGTGGTGTACCTCATCCATAACGGTGCAGCCAGAGTCATCGTGGAGAGGACACTTGTGGAGCAGTTTGCAGACAGGGGTCTGTCAGGGGACTCCAA GTCTATTGAGATTATGAAGGTGGCTCAGTCCAAGCTGAAAATCATGCAGTTGAGCGAGGAGAACCTAAAAGCCTATGAG AAATGGCATGCTGACTATGGCCTTTTCCAGAAAACAGTGATGTTTTTGTTACGTGGTATAGAGTTCTTCCATCAAGAGAG GTTCCCGGAGGCCCTGACGTACCTGGTTCATGCCTGGACGTACAACCGGCAACTACTGGGGGAGGGGAAGAACTACATCATGGCAGCTGACTCCTCCCTAATCACTCACTACAGGACACAGTGCCTTAAG tctcttagTGAGCAGGCATGCTGCCTGTTTGAGAGTGGAGACACAGAGAGCGTGGATGAAGCTGTGCAGCTGATGGTGGAGCTGGTGGTGCCCTGCATGGCCCTGCTGCAGGAGCTGGGGGGCACCGACAGCGACCAGGCCATCGCTGAGGAGATACGCAGTAACTGGTGTGACTACCTGGGACAGGACCTACCTG ACTGGTGCCAGGAGAAGCTGCAGGATTTCCTGCCGCAGCTGTTGGACTGTTCTGGGGACCTGCAGCAGTTGCGGGCGCCACCTGCAGTCTGGCCGTCGCAGCACCTGGCGGAGTGGTTCAGTACTGTCATGCAGGCAGTGGTGCAGGCTGAACCAGACACCGTGGACTGA
- the LOC136433093 gene encoding ubiquitin carboxyl-terminal hydrolase 25-like isoform X3, translated as MIMTVERSENAAAVEQPGQTGAQGHASPGHGVQQPRQVHREVAPARQEHQPQTSAQAQQRLQTNEMILQQLREITGVDDVRALDHAYQAGKGDLAEVVSILTNQNVSLVTNRNGEVVQVQVQVRNAQRPSGQAGRPDGRADTQEPAGVIDLTADTEDKDQEDLQRAIALSLQEAQTANTANRPQGECRPKRRKSSVSWDNVQETPREPGWPVGLKNVGNTCWFSAVIQSLFHLPVFRDLVVGFRFFPKDWPANSRESLVLHFMQELRCLFARMQGSNRKYIDPTCVVKSLRELIPFRAGETQQDVSEFTHKLLDLLEEAFIIVQRRQSPQPGGSASANSSENEGDKKSNPMLDLFYGRIQAEGMHAGKMFTNQQTVGQYTLQVNGFKDLHESLEGATAQGEIETGHEEGSTKSGQEHWFTHLPPVLTFELSRFEFNQKLGKAEKIHHKLEFPKFLYMDRYLVKNKELTRLKREEMKSMKEEMDALQAKLDCFLNYGSGYKRLPLPDILKYTLEFAEKSTVQVSEGQVQRSNDNGSSKAANGNGLNGSEKKDEEDGSSDDFEVISAIHSADSLACLSKKTLDAVATKKAAPVPSSGDMAIPSKVHIPCPHHVTKEELAVLHTCLRRWRHEVEKEVKGLQDRILYLQAKIENLYEDNSLKQVPYQLHAVLVHEGQASAGHYWAYVRDHSQNRWLKFNDVTVTGMSWGELLRESEGGYHHASAYCLMYIDITRKDLVEVKLQWNQYDELKLMVLAENERFVAQQRDLESKQRRTMVARDEGPPANHGRGEDTTSESSSGEVGDQSIHGDVQRKQPPQVKPKPANMEIQQAVRRASQQSTPLDHSGHVLKATMKTIQEVSNIQEQQGPEKALIKAVNIEYHRLRSLVEKGISRKYDPRLEHCVVYLIHNGAARVIVERTLVEQFADRGLSGDSKSIEIMKVAQSKLKIMQLSEENLKAYEKWHADYGLFQKTVMFLLRGIEFFHQERFPEALTYLVHAWTYNRQLLGEGKNYIMAADSSLITHYRTQCLKSLSEQACCLFESGDTESVDEAVQLMVELVVPCMALLQELGGTDSDQAIAEEIRSNWCDYLGQDLPDWCQEKLQDFLPQLLDCSGDLQQLRAPPAVWPSQHLAEWFSTVMQAVVQAEPDTVD; from the exons ATGATCATGACGGTGGAGAGAAGTGAGAACGCTGCGGCGGTGGAGCAGCCGGGGCAGACCGGGGCCCAGGGGCACGCTTCGCCCGGCCACGGGGTCCAGCAGCCCCGCCAAGTCCACCGCGAGGTCGCCCCGGCCCGCCAGGAACACCAGCCCCAAACATCGGCACAGGCCCAGCAAAGGCTGCAGACG aacgaGATGATTCTACAACAGCTAAGAGAAATCACCGGTGTGGATGATGTCCGAGCTCTGGACCATGCCTACCAG GCTGGTAAGGGTGACCTTGCTGAGGTTGTGTCCATCCTGACCAATCAAAACGTGTCTCTAGTGACCAACCGGAATGGTGAAGTTGTGCAGGTACAAGTTCAG GTTCGTAATGCCCAGCGGCCATCAGGGCAGGCAGGCAGGCCAGATGGAAGGGCAGACACACAAGAACCAG CTGGGGTGATTGACCTGACAGCAGACACAGAAGACAAGGATCAGGAAGACCTTCAGCGAGCCATTGCCCTCAGTCTTCAGGAGGCACAGACAGCCAACACTGCCAAcag ACCCCAGGGGGAATGCAGGCCCAAGAGGAGAAAAAGCAGTGTGTCGTGGGACAACGTGCAGGAGACTCCCCGAGAACCAGGCTGGCCCGTCGGGCTGAAGAATGTGGGAAACACCTGCTGGTTTAGCGCTGTCATCCAG TCTTTGTTTCACCTGCCAGTGTTCAGAGACTTAGTCGTGGGCTTCCGCTTTTTCCCCAAGGATTGGCCAGCCAACAGCAGG GAGAGCCTGGTGCTCCATTTCATGCAGGAGCTGCGCTGTCTGTTTGCCCGCATGCAGGGCTCCAACAGGAAGTACATCGACCCCACCTGTGTGGTGAAGAGCCTACGGGAACTCATTCCCTTCAGGGCAGGGGAGACACAGCAG GATGTAAGTGAGTTCACCCACAAGTTGTTGGACTTGTTGGAGGAAGCCTTCATCATCGTGCAGCGCAGACAGAGTCCACAGCCCGGCGGCTCGGCCAGCGCCAACAGCTCTGAGAACGAAGGGGACAAGAAGAGTAACCCCATGTTGGACCTGTTCTATGGTCGCATCCAGGCAGAGGGCATGCATGCTG GTAAGATGTTCACCAACCAGCAGACAGTGGGGCAGTACACGCTGCAGGTGAACGGCTTCAAGGACCTGCACGAGAGTCTAGAGGGCGCCACTGCACAGGGTGAGATCGAGACGGGCCACGAGGAGGGGTCCACCAAGTCTGGGCAGGAG CATTGGTTCACACATCTACCACCAGTCCTGACCTTTGAACTGTCCAGATTTGAGTTCAACCAAAAGTTAGGCAAAGCAGAAAAGATTCACCACAAGTTGGAATTTCCCAAGTTTCTCTACATGGATAG ATATCTTGTAAAAAATAAGGAGCTGACAAGACTGAAGAGAGAAGAAATGAAAAGTATGAAGGAAGAAATGGATGCACTACAAGCCAAATTGGACTG TTTTCTGAACTATGGGTCTGGCTACAAACGTCTCCCCCTCCCTGACATTCTGAAGTACACGCTGGAGTTTGCTGAGAAGAGCACAGTTCAGGTATCAGAAGGTCAAGTCCAGAGGAGCAACGACAACGGAAGCAGTAAGGCAGCTAACGGGAACGGCCTAAATGG cagTGAGAAGAAGGATGAAGAGGACGGAAGTTCCGATGACTTTGAGGTGATCTCAGCAATCCACTCAGCAGACAGCCTGGCCTGCTTGTCCAAGAAGACATTGGATGCCGTGGCAACCAAGAAAGCCGCGCCCGTCCCCTCATCTGGGGACATGGCCATCCCCAGTAAAGTTCACATTCCCTGTCCACACCACGTCACTAAGGAG GAGCTTGCTGTCCTGCACACCTGCTTACGACGCTGGAGACATGAAGTAGAGAAAGAAGTCAAAG GATTGCAAGATAGAATTTTGTACTTACAGGCAAAGATTGAAAACTTGTATGAGGATAATTCATTAAAACAG GTGCCTTACCAGTTACATGCAGTACTAGTCCACGAGGGGCAGGCGTCTGCTGGCCACTACTGGGCGTACGTGCGCGACCACTCGCAGAACCGCTGGCTCAAGTTCAACGATGTAACGGTCACAGGAATGTCGTGGGGGGAACTACTGAGAGAGTCGGAGGGAGGGTACCACCATGCCAGTGCCTACTGCCTTATGTACATAGATATCACCAGGAAAGATCTGGTTGAAG TTAAACTGCAATGGAACCAGTATGACGAGCTGAAGTTGATGGTTCTTGCCGAGAACGAGAGATTTGTTGCTCAGCAGCGTGACCTCGAGAGCAAACAGAGAAGAACGATGGTTGCTAGGGATGAGGGCCCACCCGCCAACCACGGCAGGGGAGAAGACACCACTTCTGAAAGCTCCTCTGGGGAAGTTGGTGACCAATCAATACATG GTGACGTCCAGCGTAAACAGCCTCCCCAGGTCAAACCCAAACCTGCTAATATGGAGATCCAGCAGGCAGTCAGGAGGGCCTCACAGCAG TCCACCCCCCTGGACCACAGTGGGCATGTTCTCAAGGCCACGATGAAGACAATCCAGGAAGTCTCCAACATCCAGGAACAGCAGGGGCCTGAGAAAGCCTTGATCAAG GCTGTGAATATAGAGTACCACCGACTGCGCAGTCTAGTAGAGAAGGGCATCAGCAGAAAGTACGACCCTCGGCTGGAACACTGCGTGGTGTACCTCATCCATAACGGTGCAGCCAGAGTCATCGTGGAGAGGACACTTGTGGAGCAGTTTGCAGACAGGGGTCTGTCAGGGGACTCCAA GTCTATTGAGATTATGAAGGTGGCTCAGTCCAAGCTGAAAATCATGCAGTTGAGCGAGGAGAACCTAAAAGCCTATGAG AAATGGCATGCTGACTATGGCCTTTTCCAGAAAACAGTGATGTTTTTGTTACGTGGTATAGAGTTCTTCCATCAAGAGAG GTTCCCGGAGGCCCTGACGTACCTGGTTCATGCCTGGACGTACAACCGGCAACTACTGGGGGAGGGGAAGAACTACATCATGGCAGCTGACTCCTCCCTAATCACTCACTACAGGACACAGTGCCTTAAG tctcttagTGAGCAGGCATGCTGCCTGTTTGAGAGTGGAGACACAGAGAGCGTGGATGAAGCTGTGCAGCTGATGGTGGAGCTGGTGGTGCCCTGCATGGCCCTGCTGCAGGAGCTGGGGGGCACCGACAGCGACCAGGCCATCGCTGAGGAGATACGCAGTAACTGGTGTGACTACCTGGGACAGGACCTACCTG ACTGGTGCCAGGAGAAGCTGCAGGATTTCCTGCCGCAGCTGTTGGACTGTTCTGGGGACCTGCAGCAGTTGCGGGCGCCACCTGCAGTCTGGCCGTCGCAGCACCTGGCGGAGTGGTTCAGTACTGTCATGCAGGCAGTGGTGCAGGCTGAACCAGACACCGTGGACTGA
- the LOC136433093 gene encoding ubiquitin carboxyl-terminal hydrolase 25-like isoform X2: MIMTVERSENAAAVEQPGQTGAQGHASPGHGVQQPRQVHREVAPARQEHQPQTSAQAQQRLQTNEMILQQLREITGVDDVRALDHAYQAGKGDLAEVVSILTNQNVSLVTNRNGEVVQVQVQVRNAQRPSGQAGRPDGRADTQEPAGVIDLTADTEDKDQEDLQRAIALSLQEAQTANTANRPQGECRPKRRKSSVSWDNVQETPREPGWPVGLKNVGNTCWFSAVIQSLFHLPVFRDLVVGFRFFPKDWPANSRESLVLHFMQELRCLFARMQGSNRKYIDPTCVVKSLRELIPFRAGETQQDVSEFTHKLLDLLEEAFIIVQRRQSPQPGGSASANSSENEGDKKSNPMLDLFYGRIQAEGMHAGKMFTNQQTVGQYTLQVNGFKDLHESLEGATAQGEIETGHEEGSTKSGQESNSSKCWQEHWFTHLPPVLTFELSRFEFNQKLGKAEKIHHKLEFPKFLYMDRYLVKNKELTRLKREEMKSMKEEMDALQAKLDCFLNYGSGYKRLPLPDILKYTLEFAEKSTVQVSEGQVQRSNDNGSSKAANGNGLNGEKKDEEDGSSDDFEVISAIHSADSLACLSKKTLDAVATKKAAPVPSSGDMAIPSKVHIPCPHHVTKEELAVLHTCLRRWRHEVEKEVKGLQDRILYLQAKIENLYEDNSLKQVPYQLHAVLVHEGQASAGHYWAYVRDHSQNRWLKFNDVTVTGMSWGELLRESEGGYHHASAYCLMYIDITRKDLVEVKLQWNQYDELKLMVLAENERFVAQQRDLESKQRRTMVARDEGPPANHGRGEDTTSESSSGEVGDQSIHGDVQRKQPPQVKPKPANMEIQQAVRRASQQSTPLDHSGHVLKATMKTIQEVSNIQEQQGPEKALIKAVNIEYHRLRSLVEKGISRKYDPRLEHCVVYLIHNGAARVIVERTLVEQFADRGLSGDSKSIEIMKVAQSKLKIMQLSEENLKAYEKWHADYGLFQKTVMFLLRGIEFFHQERFPEALTYLVHAWTYNRQLLGEGKNYIMAADSSLITHYRTQCLKSLSEQACCLFESGDTESVDEAVQLMVELVVPCMALLQELGGTDSDQAIAEEIRSNWCDYLGQDLPDWCQEKLQDFLPQLLDCSGDLQQLRAPPAVWPSQHLAEWFSTVMQAVVQAEPDTVD, encoded by the exons ATGATCATGACGGTGGAGAGAAGTGAGAACGCTGCGGCGGTGGAGCAGCCGGGGCAGACCGGGGCCCAGGGGCACGCTTCGCCCGGCCACGGGGTCCAGCAGCCCCGCCAAGTCCACCGCGAGGTCGCCCCGGCCCGCCAGGAACACCAGCCCCAAACATCGGCACAGGCCCAGCAAAGGCTGCAGACG aacgaGATGATTCTACAACAGCTAAGAGAAATCACCGGTGTGGATGATGTCCGAGCTCTGGACCATGCCTACCAG GCTGGTAAGGGTGACCTTGCTGAGGTTGTGTCCATCCTGACCAATCAAAACGTGTCTCTAGTGACCAACCGGAATGGTGAAGTTGTGCAGGTACAAGTTCAG GTTCGTAATGCCCAGCGGCCATCAGGGCAGGCAGGCAGGCCAGATGGAAGGGCAGACACACAAGAACCAG CTGGGGTGATTGACCTGACAGCAGACACAGAAGACAAGGATCAGGAAGACCTTCAGCGAGCCATTGCCCTCAGTCTTCAGGAGGCACAGACAGCCAACACTGCCAAcag ACCCCAGGGGGAATGCAGGCCCAAGAGGAGAAAAAGCAGTGTGTCGTGGGACAACGTGCAGGAGACTCCCCGAGAACCAGGCTGGCCCGTCGGGCTGAAGAATGTGGGAAACACCTGCTGGTTTAGCGCTGTCATCCAG TCTTTGTTTCACCTGCCAGTGTTCAGAGACTTAGTCGTGGGCTTCCGCTTTTTCCCCAAGGATTGGCCAGCCAACAGCAGG GAGAGCCTGGTGCTCCATTTCATGCAGGAGCTGCGCTGTCTGTTTGCCCGCATGCAGGGCTCCAACAGGAAGTACATCGACCCCACCTGTGTGGTGAAGAGCCTACGGGAACTCATTCCCTTCAGGGCAGGGGAGACACAGCAG GATGTAAGTGAGTTCACCCACAAGTTGTTGGACTTGTTGGAGGAAGCCTTCATCATCGTGCAGCGCAGACAGAGTCCACAGCCCGGCGGCTCGGCCAGCGCCAACAGCTCTGAGAACGAAGGGGACAAGAAGAGTAACCCCATGTTGGACCTGTTCTATGGTCGCATCCAGGCAGAGGGCATGCATGCTG GTAAGATGTTCACCAACCAGCAGACAGTGGGGCAGTACACGCTGCAGGTGAACGGCTTCAAGGACCTGCACGAGAGTCTAGAGGGCGCCACTGCACAGGGTGAGATCGAGACGGGCCACGAGGAGGGGTCCACCAAGTCTGGGCAGGAG TCGAATTCCAGCAAATGTTGGCAAGAG CATTGGTTCACACATCTACCACCAGTCCTGACCTTTGAACTGTCCAGATTTGAGTTCAACCAAAAGTTAGGCAAAGCAGAAAAGATTCACCACAAGTTGGAATTTCCCAAGTTTCTCTACATGGATAG ATATCTTGTAAAAAATAAGGAGCTGACAAGACTGAAGAGAGAAGAAATGAAAAGTATGAAGGAAGAAATGGATGCACTACAAGCCAAATTGGACTG TTTTCTGAACTATGGGTCTGGCTACAAACGTCTCCCCCTCCCTGACATTCTGAAGTACACGCTGGAGTTTGCTGAGAAGAGCACAGTTCAGGTATCAGAAGGTCAAGTCCAGAGGAGCAACGACAACGGAAGCAGTAAGGCAGCTAACGGGAACGGCCTAAATGG TGAGAAGAAGGATGAAGAGGACGGAAGTTCCGATGACTTTGAGGTGATCTCAGCAATCCACTCAGCAGACAGCCTGGCCTGCTTGTCCAAGAAGACATTGGATGCCGTGGCAACCAAGAAAGCCGCGCCCGTCCCCTCATCTGGGGACATGGCCATCCCCAGTAAAGTTCACATTCCCTGTCCACACCACGTCACTAAGGAG GAGCTTGCTGTCCTGCACACCTGCTTACGACGCTGGAGACATGAAGTAGAGAAAGAAGTCAAAG GATTGCAAGATAGAATTTTGTACTTACAGGCAAAGATTGAAAACTTGTATGAGGATAATTCATTAAAACAG GTGCCTTACCAGTTACATGCAGTACTAGTCCACGAGGGGCAGGCGTCTGCTGGCCACTACTGGGCGTACGTGCGCGACCACTCGCAGAACCGCTGGCTCAAGTTCAACGATGTAACGGTCACAGGAATGTCGTGGGGGGAACTACTGAGAGAGTCGGAGGGAGGGTACCACCATGCCAGTGCCTACTGCCTTATGTACATAGATATCACCAGGAAAGATCTGGTTGAAG TTAAACTGCAATGGAACCAGTATGACGAGCTGAAGTTGATGGTTCTTGCCGAGAACGAGAGATTTGTTGCTCAGCAGCGTGACCTCGAGAGCAAACAGAGAAGAACGATGGTTGCTAGGGATGAGGGCCCACCCGCCAACCACGGCAGGGGAGAAGACACCACTTCTGAAAGCTCCTCTGGGGAAGTTGGTGACCAATCAATACATG GTGACGTCCAGCGTAAACAGCCTCCCCAGGTCAAACCCAAACCTGCTAATATGGAGATCCAGCAGGCAGTCAGGAGGGCCTCACAGCAG TCCACCCCCCTGGACCACAGTGGGCATGTTCTCAAGGCCACGATGAAGACAATCCAGGAAGTCTCCAACATCCAGGAACAGCAGGGGCCTGAGAAAGCCTTGATCAAG GCTGTGAATATAGAGTACCACCGACTGCGCAGTCTAGTAGAGAAGGGCATCAGCAGAAAGTACGACCCTCGGCTGGAACACTGCGTGGTGTACCTCATCCATAACGGTGCAGCCAGAGTCATCGTGGAGAGGACACTTGTGGAGCAGTTTGCAGACAGGGGTCTGTCAGGGGACTCCAA GTCTATTGAGATTATGAAGGTGGCTCAGTCCAAGCTGAAAATCATGCAGTTGAGCGAGGAGAACCTAAAAGCCTATGAG AAATGGCATGCTGACTATGGCCTTTTCCAGAAAACAGTGATGTTTTTGTTACGTGGTATAGAGTTCTTCCATCAAGAGAG GTTCCCGGAGGCCCTGACGTACCTGGTTCATGCCTGGACGTACAACCGGCAACTACTGGGGGAGGGGAAGAACTACATCATGGCAGCTGACTCCTCCCTAATCACTCACTACAGGACACAGTGCCTTAAG tctcttagTGAGCAGGCATGCTGCCTGTTTGAGAGTGGAGACACAGAGAGCGTGGATGAAGCTGTGCAGCTGATGGTGGAGCTGGTGGTGCCCTGCATGGCCCTGCTGCAGGAGCTGGGGGGCACCGACAGCGACCAGGCCATCGCTGAGGAGATACGCAGTAACTGGTGTGACTACCTGGGACAGGACCTACCTG ACTGGTGCCAGGAGAAGCTGCAGGATTTCCTGCCGCAGCTGTTGGACTGTTCTGGGGACCTGCAGCAGTTGCGGGCGCCACCTGCAGTCTGGCCGTCGCAGCACCTGGCGGAGTGGTTCAGTACTGTCATGCAGGCAGTGGTGCAGGCTGAACCAGACACCGTGGACTGA